The Euphorbia lathyris chromosome 3, ddEupLath1.1, whole genome shotgun sequence genome contains a region encoding:
- the LOC136223304 gene encoding trihelix transcription factor ASIL2-like codes for MDDDEEIQSHASAATGSPSPSPPNGRITVTVAAVPPSSQQMPPQQQQNNNNALALVPIHQTKSNGGGREDCWSEAATSVLIDAWGERYLELSRGNLKQKHWKEVADIVSSREDYSKAAKTDIQCKNRIDTVKKKYKLEKAKMAAGGGPSKWPFFQRLDHLIGPTAKIPVTAAAAASSVATKVPVGIPVGIRGGSSSNSYQFHQGKSQSKSNQVMKNQNSKPNSRKRGQVETESSSEDEDNFLESEEDDDIPPPEKKPRIVVQRGVNSTKPVKEKKNWGNSIRMLTQAILKFGEAYEQAESAKLQQVVEMEKTRMKFAKELELQRMQFFMKTQMEISQLKRVRRGGNGSSNNHHHHHHSGNNISIPKNNNSDSDN; via the coding sequence ATGGACGATGATGAGGAGATCCAGTCACACGCATCGGCGGCTACCGGATCTCCTTCGCCGTCTCCACCGAACGGGAGAATTACGGTGACTGTTGCCGCTGTACCACCGTCTAGTCAACAGATGCCGCCTCAACAGCAACAGAATAATAACAATGCCTTAGCCCTAGTACCGATCCACCAAACGAAGAGCAACGGCGGCGGCCGGGAGGATTGCTGGAGCGAGGCAGCTACGTCGGTGCTTATAGACGCGTGGGGGGAGAGATATTTGGAGCTGAGCAGAGGAAATCTGAAGCAGAAACACTGGAAGGAAGTTGCTGATATTGTGAGTAGCAGAGAGGATTATTCTAAAGCCGCGAAGACTGATATTCAGTGTAAAAATCGGATCGATACGGTGAAGAAGAAGTATAAATTGGAGAAAGCGAAGATGGCCGCCGGTGGAGGACCGAGTAAGTGGCCGTTTTTTCAACGGTTAGATCACTTAATCGGTCCAACGGCCAAGATCCCCGTTACCGCCGCCGCAGCTGCTTCTTCTGTGGCTACCAAAGTTCCTGTAGGGATTCCAGTTGGAATTCGCGGCGGTAGTAGTTCGAATTCGTATCAATTTCACCAAGGTAAGTCGCAATCGAAAAGTAACCAGGTAATGAAGAATCAAAATTCTAAACCAAATTCCCGAAAACGGGGACAGGTTGAGACGGAATCATCTTCAGAGGACGAGGATAATTTCCTGGAATCGGAGGAGGATGATGATATACCACCTCCGGAGAAGAAGCCAAGGATTGTGGTGCAGAGAGGTGTGAATTCCACGAAACCagtgaaggaaaagaaaaattggGGGAATTCAATTAGGATGTTAACACAAGCAATACTCAAATTCGGCGAAGCATATGAACAAGCAGAGAGCGCCAAGCTGCAACAAGTGGTTGAGATGGAGAAAACCAGGATGAAATTCGCTAAGGAGCTTGAATTGCAGAGGATGCAATTTTTCATGAAGACTCAGATGGAAATTTCGCAGTTGAAGCGTGTTAGAAGAGGAGGTAATGGCAGTAGtaataatcatcatcatcatcatcacagTGGTAACAATATTAGTATTCCTAAAAATAACAATAGTGATAGTGATAACTAA